One Bdellovibrio bacteriovorus str. Tiberius DNA segment encodes these proteins:
- a CDS encoding carbonic anhydrase codes for MQTNLIIGLLALNLTACASFTSHREPNQETKVTLKDGKGGVKEAPAQATSTGGEKEMTRVEVGSDAEAQAHATEVKEAVAAAAQHIQDTHGKAPREAGPVPAEKAFGWLKNGNTRFVRGTFRNDGASAADRRRVSALQRPHSAVYTCSDSRVSPEIVFDQKLGEIYVVRTGELILDKNVQESLEYSVGTLGTNLVVIMGSDSCGDLTAAEGLANELLERSAILRDAVASGDVKIVKAAYSLEAGNVEFR; via the coding sequence ATGCAAACCAATCTCATTATCGGGCTTCTTGCTCTGAACCTTACAGCCTGCGCATCTTTTACCAGCCATCGCGAACCGAATCAGGAAACGAAAGTGACCCTGAAAGACGGCAAAGGCGGCGTTAAAGAAGCCCCTGCCCAAGCCACCAGCACGGGCGGTGAAAAAGAAATGACCCGGGTTGAGGTTGGCAGCGATGCTGAAGCACAAGCTCACGCTACGGAAGTAAAAGAAGCCGTTGCCGCTGCTGCTCAACATATTCAAGACACTCATGGCAAAGCTCCCCGTGAAGCCGGACCGGTGCCTGCAGAAAAAGCATTTGGCTGGCTTAAGAACGGCAACACCCGTTTTGTGCGCGGCACTTTCCGTAATGATGGCGCCTCGGCTGCCGACCGCCGTCGCGTAAGCGCTTTGCAGCGCCCGCATTCGGCCGTTTACACTTGCAGCGATTCTCGTGTTTCTCCAGAAATCGTATTTGACCAAAAACTGGGTGAAATCTATGTGGTCCGCACCGGCGAGCTGATCCTGGACAAAAACGTTCAGGAAAGTCTTGAGTATTCTGTGGGCACTCTGGGCACCAATCTGGTGGTGATCATGGGTTCGGACTCTTGCGGTGACCTGACGGCGGCGGAAGGCCTTGCCAATGAACTGCTAGAACGCTCCGCAATCCTGCGTGACGCTGTAGCCTCGGGTGATGTAAAGATAGTGAAGGCTGCCTACAG
- a CDS encoding aminotransferase class IV translates to MNLPILSSADVQAQLLKRQYQAQGSYLAMYSSWYGGVIKDPGLMMVPVDDHLVHRGDGVFEAIKVVDGQVFLMQEHLERLQSSAQQIGISLPHSLEDMKKIILETTRIAAAPYAVLRLYISRGPGYFTTNPYDSISSQMYLIVTSFTPFTDEKYLKGVKIGRSQVIPKDPWLARIKTCNYLPNVMMKKESVDRKIDFTIGIDPQGFITEGSTENIVLIDKDKNLLRPKLRQILKGTTMMRTFDLAESLMASGELKSIQEKDLTEQDILSASEAMMIGTTLDVLPVTEYEGQQIGEGKQGPLAFKLLQLLREDMKKGPKTTPVKF, encoded by the coding sequence ATGAATCTACCCATTCTTTCTTCCGCGGATGTTCAGGCCCAACTTTTAAAGCGACAATACCAGGCTCAAGGCAGCTATCTGGCGATGTACAGCAGCTGGTATGGCGGGGTGATTAAAGACCCGGGGTTGATGATGGTGCCAGTGGATGATCACCTTGTGCACCGCGGGGATGGCGTCTTTGAAGCCATCAAAGTCGTGGATGGTCAGGTGTTTTTGATGCAAGAGCATCTGGAACGGCTGCAGTCTTCCGCCCAGCAGATTGGTATCAGCCTGCCGCACAGTCTGGAAGATATGAAAAAGATCATTCTGGAAACCACACGCATTGCCGCAGCCCCTTATGCGGTTTTGCGCCTGTATATTTCCCGTGGTCCTGGGTATTTTACGACAAATCCTTACGATTCCATCAGCTCTCAAATGTATTTGATCGTGACGTCGTTCACGCCGTTCACTGATGAAAAATACCTGAAGGGCGTGAAGATCGGACGCAGCCAAGTCATTCCAAAGGACCCGTGGCTGGCTCGGATTAAAACCTGCAATTATCTTCCGAATGTGATGATGAAAAAAGAAAGCGTGGATCGCAAGATTGATTTCACCATCGGTATTGATCCACAAGGGTTTATCACCGAAGGCAGCACCGAAAACATCGTTCTGATCGACAAGGACAAGAATCTGCTTCGTCCAAAGCTTCGCCAGATTCTGAAGGGCACAACCATGATGCGCACCTTTGATCTGGCTGAAAGCCTGATGGCGTCAGGGGAATTAAAATCCATCCAGGAAAAAGATCTGACCGAACAGGATATCCTGAGCGCTTCAGAAGCCATGATGATCGGAACAACTCTGGATGTTCTGCCAGTGACCGAATACGAAGGTCAGCAGATCGGCGAGGGCAAGCAAGGACCGCTCGCATTTAAGCTTTTGCAGCTTTTGCGCGAGGATATGAAAAAGGGGCCGAAAACGACCCCTGTAAAGTTCTAA